A stretch of DNA from Candidatus Methylomirabilota bacterium:
CGGCCAGCCCTTCCATACCGACGGCGGGTGGCTCTGGATGCCCCCGGCGTTCGTCGGTCTGTTCTGCCTGCAGTCCGCTCGCGAGGGTGGAATCAGCCGGTTCGTCAGTCTGGCGAGGGCGCACAACGAGATGCGCCGCCGCCATCGCGATCTGCTGGCCCGGCTCTATCGCTCGTTCCCCTGGGACCGGCAGGCCGAGCACGGCCCCGACGAGGAGCGGTTCTCCAGGCATCCGGTGTACCACCACGACGGCCGCACGCTCACGGCCCGTTATTACGCGGATTACATCCTGAGCGGCTACACGCTGGCGGGAGAGACGCTCGATGACGAGGGACGGGAGGCGCTGGCCGCCATGCGAGCCATCGTGGACGACCCGAACAACTGGGTCGAGTTTCGCATCGAGACGGGACAGCTCCAGTACCTCGACAACCGCCAGTTCGCCCACAGCCGCACCGCGTTCGCCGACACCGAGGCCGGCCCGCAGCGTCACATGCTTCGGCTGTGGAACCGTGAGGAGGGTACGCCGCACCTCGACGGACAGGCTGGATGAAGCCTACCCTTCAGCCCCGCCGCGCGGCGCGGAGGACGCGACCGGGCAGCGCTCCGGAATGCTTGCCGTGGTCCAGCACCACCTGGCCGCCGACGATGACGTACTCCACGCCTTCCGCGCCCTGCACCCGCCGGGGCGCGCCGTTCGGCCCATCGTACGAGATCTCGTCCTCTTTCACGCCGATGCGCGCGAGGTCGAAGACCATGAGGTCGGCCGCCAGCCCCTCCCTCACCAGGCCCCGGTCATGCAACCCCATGATGCGGGCCGGCTGGAACGTGTAA
This window harbors:
- a CDS encoding TauD/TfdA family dioxygenase, whose product is MAGEEAAVHIPAGDVEGDKAWSRESLLPEAWLLPLPDACIAELDEVAAFVRATSRPIEELAPEAFSLEGCAQVMARVRTKLQHQIGLAVVDRFPVERYSQTENRAIGWLLARMLGQVVAQKWDGTRLYDVKDSGQALGYGVRRSVTNLGQPFHTDGGWLWMPPAFVGLFCLQSAREGGISRFVSLARAHNEMRRRHRDLLARLYRSFPWDRQAEHGPDEERFSRHPVYHHDGRTLTARYYADYILSGYTLAGETLDDEGREALAAMRAIVDDPNNWVEFRIETGQLQYLDNRQFAHSRTAFADTEAGPQRHMLRLWNREEGTPHLDGQAG